The stretch of DNA TTTGACTCCAAAAGTTCAAACTATGTCAAAAATTATATCCTATAAAagccaattaaaaaaataaaaagttatgaGTTGGTTTACTGCAACTATCATAAGACTGaatacttaaaaaattaaataaaaaaaaaacttaagtttagTTGTGTATCTTACCTTGTAATTCACAAAAAAATGGTTAGTAGGATCTcaattctaaattttttaataatgcaTTAGAGTTAGAAGttcaattcaataattaataatagtaattttaataatatattgataCCAATCTTGGGTTGATCTCTCTGCAGCTAATGCAGCAAGTAACTCTTCATACTTTTCATATCGTTCAAActtcatcttcaattcttgAACTTCATTCTTTAGTTGAGTGTTTTCTTCCATTGTTGCTTTCATTTTCTCCTCAAGATGGGAATTGTTTGCTCGAGTAGATGTAGATGTCACGGTTTCGGTCCATTTCCCATTCCTTTAACATATCCTGATCTTTTGCCCATTTTTCATCAAAGTAAGAAAGCTTacccaaaataatattatatatgtagtaGTGTCCTAGCAATGTTTCAAAACAAGAAGTCACACCTAGGTTCAGAAGGAGTCCTGCAAATGATAATTCTAATGTAAGACTCATAAGAAACTATTATAAGTACCTACAACAAAATGTGCTTACCGAATCTTTTAAATTCTTGTTAAAGTTGGTGATAGGGATAATAGATTCTTTAAAATTCTTGTTAAAGTTGGTGATAGGGATAATAGATTCTTTAGCAAAAAGTCGGATACTAAAGATGTTCCAACTCCTTCCAGCAATGATACAAAAGATGCTCCAACACCAAAAGTACTAAATAACACCAGTTTGTAGCTAGCTCACAGTCCATTTTCATAGCTTTTGACTCCAAAAGTTCAAACTATGTCAAAAATTATATCCTATAAAagccaattaaaaataaaaagttatgaGTTGGTTTACTGCAACTATCATAAGACTGaatacttaaaaaattaaattaaaaaaaaacttaagtttagTTGTGTATCTTACCTTGTAATTCACAAAAAAATGGTTAGTAGGATCTGCAATTCTAAGTTTTTTTATAATGCATTAGAGTTAGAAGttcaattcaataattaataatagtaattttaataatatattgataCCAATCTTGGGTTGATCTCTCTGCAGCTAATGCAGCAAGTAACTCTTCATACTTTTCATATCGTTCAAActtcatcttcaattcttgAACTTCATTCTTTAGTTGAGTGTTTTCTTCCATTGTTGCTTTCATTTTCTCCTCAAGATGGGAATTGTTTGCTCGAGTAGATGTAGATGTCACTGGTTTCGGTCCATTTCCCATTCCTTTAACATATCCTGATCTTTTGCCCATTACAGCATCATACACCTGATCAGCAGTCATGGGGTTTTTTTTAACTCTGAAGTCTCAAGCATGGCCACcatttttttctgaaaaagttGACAAACTCACttaaatgaaaaatgttataaaatattatagatCATAATGATAGTTGAAGATTTGTATTGCTTAAAGTTTCTAAAATCACGTACATAGTTCTCCTCAGCTTCATTTGTAATCCACTTGTCATTCTTACAACGTGTGAACTTAAACAAAGCAATCCTATTAGGCATAAAACATCCCTCCTCTTTTTGCCTCTATGGTTAAACAAATAAGcaataatcaattaaatatatatctgAATTGAACCATAAATGAAATTTGAATACATACGAGTTCATTAAAGACCAGCACAAATGCTGCCGATCCTTGATTATGAGGCATTTTTTGTTGGCTGCGGCACCAAGAGTTTATCATGCATTTCACCTATAATATAAGCatcacaataatataaatattttcatcaaGGCAAAAGTATAACCATATAACTATAatatgaggaagaaaaaaaccTGTACATCTCCTTTAGACCAATAATCACATAGCTCATTCCAATTCTCAGTTGTTAGACCTTTAGGAACATGTAACTTTGCCTCAGTTGCAGAGTGATATTTCAAGAACTCTTTGTGCAATGCATGCTTGTAGTTTCTATAGCAAACTTTTAGAATGTTCTCCACACATTGAAAGACCCGAGGATCTTCTCGAAAGTTTACAATATCTAACCTCATCTGccaaaaacaaggaaaaatagTGTAAATTTTAGAAGTTGGTACCTAATTAAATACTGCAAACAGTTTATATATTAACAGAAACAATGTTTTTAAAGTTTGCAAATATTCAATATTGTTAGGTACTTACAAGAAGTCGTTCCCAAGCACAATTCTTTTCTTCCTTAGTGTAGTTAGAATATTTTATTGGACATGGCATGTAATCTCTAACTATTTGGCCGAGTTCATTGGATAACTTAGCTGATTCAAATCGATTTAAAGGACGCCCATGCTCTACATCGACAACAACTTGTAGCTTCTTTCCGGCAACCTCATTCCTTTTAACCAATCCAAATCCCCTTGTCAGTCCTCTACATGGCTTCTTTTTGGATAACCCaccatctaaaaaataaatgtgaagtaataataataataataataataataataataataataatgtttacaACATTATAGtgttagaaaatataatatgtttCTATTGATATCATTGGAtttcttattttcaaattgTAACCTGTGTTTGGTGTTGCATCTGGTGATAAAGAGGATGGCATGCTTTGATTTAGTTGATCTATAGATTGCGTATTGTTCACTTCAAGATTAGATCTTGGAAGAAAACCTGTAGAACCCATCACTTCAGTATTAGTTGTGAGTGAAATCCCATTAGCTACTTCAGCAGTTGATGATGAAAACTTGCTGCATTTTTTTGATTGACCAGGTGCCAGTTCATACCCTGCAAaagtgagagagaaaaaaaatttagcTAAAGTAATGGTTTGCTATTTTTAAATGTCAATTCATACTTGTAATTAACATACTTTGagaaaacaattaaacaattcaCTTATGaatcttcaatttcatcataATCACCATTCATTTCTTCCTCATTACTATCATACTCAATAGGAgattcatcttcatcatctgataTTACAAAATCTTCTTCTGTTTCAATTCTTTCAGATGGCACAATAATAGCTTCCACAATGTGTGATTCTACATCTACTCTATGCAAGGATGTAGAAATGTCATCAGATAGTCTAATAGTTATGCCATTACTAGATACCATCTCATTGTCTTGATAAATCATGTGTGTCATCTTTATCATCTAGTATACTACCAACCTCATTTTCATCATAAATATGTCTATGCTGAAATTGTTGAACAACTCGCCAATTTGATCCCAACTTTGGATCATTTAGGTAGAAGACCTGCTTTGCTTGAGAAGCTAAAACATATGGATCATTTTTATACCAAAAGCTTGAAACTTTAATGCTAGTAAATATCCCATCATGTTGAATGCATGACCTTTTTCCAATATCAAACCAATCACACTTGAAAAGAACAATGCGGTATCCTTTAATGTATTCCAACTCAATTACATCGTTTAACACACCATAAAAATCAATCAATTCATCTCCATGATTTCCTTGCACAGAAATTCcacaattttgagttttatgaCGACTGTCACGATCTTTTGTATGAAATCTAACTCCATTAACTATGCAAGATGTATATTTCCGAACACACAGTTGAGGTCCACAAGCTAATGAGTATAAGTCATCCATAGCTTTAGTTGCATGTGCATTATGTAATTGGAATACCtaacaatttaattacaaaaataacagTAATTAGAATAAAGCATATTTTAAgtattgtttaataatattaatgttgCACTAACCTTCTCCCTAAACCACTTTGGGAACTCCCTCTTATGTCTTTCATTAACATTAGACAAACTTTCCTTCTCAAGTAAACCAATGTGTTCACTACGAATGAGAGTAagaataagaaaatattaactaaaataaattagctttaaattttaaatttaattatatgatcTTATATCCAGAAAATATACTTACTCAATATATGATTCAACTTCATCACAATTACTCAATACAAACCATTCAATCTTATTAAGTTCTTCCTTggttaatttttcatatttccAACCACCAAACGGACGAACCttatgtgaaaatattgacaaccCATCATGTGTTTCTTGTCTATCATTATTTCTATCCGGTTTGTTGAAACGAGTCTCTACTCCATTAAGGTATAGAGAAAGAAAAGTTAAGCATTCATTTGCAACATAACCCTCAGCANGCAACATAACCCTCAGCAATTGATCCTTCTGGATGAGCTTTATTTCTCACATAATGTTTAAGTGAGCCTAAGAACCTACAACAAGAATGAAGTTTTTAgattattgaaaattattatatgaagTATATATCACCTTTCAATCATAAACATCCATCTAAATTGTACTGGTCCACCTAGAGCAGCTTCTTGTGGAAGGTGAATTGCTAGATGTACCATGACATCAAAGAAAGCCGGTGGATAAATCATCTCTAACTTACAAAGTATGATAACAATATCATTGCGTAGGACATCTAAATCTGCTAGCTTTAAGGTCTTACAACACAACTTCCTAAAGAAATCTCCTAATTCAGATAACACAGTGGTAACTTCTTTTTCTAAGCTTCCGCGCACTCCAACAGGTAATACTCTTTGTAATAAAACATGGCAGTCATGGCTTTTTAAACCCATAAGTTTACCATCAGCATTCACACACCTAGTGATATTAGAAGCATAACCATCTGGAAACTTAACAGACTTCAAAAATTCTGCAAATTTCAACCTATCTTCTCTTGTTAACATATAACATGGATGTGGAACTTCATATGATCCATTTGATTTCTTAACCAAATGCAATTCCTTCCTAATATTCATATCATCTAAATCTTGTCTTGCTTTCAAAGTGTCCTTATTTTTTCCATCAATATTTAGCAAAGTTCCAATGATATTATCACATATGTTTTTCTCAATATGCATAACATCAAGATTGTGccttaatttcaattttttacaaTATGGAAGCTTGAAGAATATACTCTTTTTACACCAGTTAAGGTATTCAAGATTTCGTTTCGTTTTTATTTTGTTCGGATGCTTCCCAAATGGACTGTCACTTATTTCATGTAGTTGCCTTAACACTTCCTCACCAGATAACTCCAAAGGGGCACTTCGACTCTCCACTTTTTCATTAAACTTCTTGCTTCACCTCCATGTGTGATTAGTGGGCAAGAAACGACGATGGCCTACATATCCCAACTTACTCCTTAATCTAACAGAACATGGGTCATCATTGCAAACTGGGCAAGCCAGGTATCCTTTAGTAGACCATCCCAACAAGTTGCCATATGCTGGAAAATCATTTATAGTCCACAGGATAGAAGCATGTAATTGAAAATTTGTTAAAGAACAAGCATCATATGTTGTCACACCTCTTTCCCATAATTCCATGAGATCTTCGATTAAAGGTTGCAAATAAACGTCAATATCTCTTCCAGGTGCTTTAGGGCCAGGTATAAGTAATGTTAGCATAAAGAATGGATCTTTCATACACATCCATGGCGGTAAATTATAAGGGATTAATATAACAGGCCACATGCTATAAGAATTATCCATATTACCAAATGGGTTGAATCCATCTGAAGCTAAACCAAGCCTAACATTCCGTATATCATTAGCAAACCATGGAAACTCTTGATCCATCATCAATTCGTCTTTCTTTATGCCATCTCATATCTTTTGCAGTTTTTTTTGACATAAAAAATCTTTGAAGCCTAGGTTTTAGAGGAAAGTATCTCAATATTTTATGAGGAATATTATTTCCTTTACCATCCTTAACTTTCCATCTAGAAGTACCATAAATAGGACAAAACTCATGTTTCTCTAATTCCTTCCAAAATAATACACAATCATATTTGCATGCATGAATATTTATATATCGCAATCCCAAACTACGAAGCATAGCTTTAGACTCATAGTGAGAACGTGGAAGTGTATTTCCATCAGGTAAGCATTCACTTAGCAATTCAAGCAACATGTCAAATGATTTATTACTCCATTTATTATACACTTTCAAATGAAGCAACTTCACTGTTAAAGACAATTTTGAGAATTTAGTGCAACCCGGATATAATTCTTGTTTTGCTTCCCTCAACATGTTCTCAAAATCATCAACTTCACAACTTTCTATATTGGGGTTTAAATGAGAGTTGAAATCCACAAAATTTTCGTAATCATTTAAGAACTCTTGGACTCCATCTATGTGTTCCTCACTTAAATCATCATCCtcattctgaaaatcatttGTAACGGATTCTTGAAAATTTGGTGGCTCTCCATGGAATATCTAACGTGTGTAACCTGTGTCTATACCATTTTGACGCAAATGCATGTATACTAAACTTTGATTTAAGAAACATGTGTTTAAGCATTTTTTACATGGACACCTTATCTCACAATCATGTCCCTTGTTCTTAACCACAAATATCATAAATTCCTTAAGTCTTTCAATATATTCATTGGACCTTTTATTTTGTGTCATCCATGCCTTATCCATAGTGAAACACTGATATACCTATTATATAACACAGAATGACTTACAACATAAATTATTCAAAGCTATAATGGACTATTACATTATCACAAACATTAAATGAAGAATTTGAGGCaaacattgaaaaatattttatatacatatgtacatacatacatacatacatatacacacactctCTCTGCTATAGTGATATAGTTCAGAATAAATGCTTGATTTGGCTTTGTTTACTTTAGAAATATTAAagtattttctcaaaaaataaatgCCCAATGGCAAACATAACATTGCATTATATTGTAGAAGACAAACTGACATGATGCATTTACTTCATCCTTTTCCATTCATTTGTCTTCTATTTCAATTTGtacacactctctctctttgTACTATAGTTTAGAATAAATGCTTGACTTGGTTTggtttatttttagaaatattaaagcattttttcaaaaaataaatgctCAAATAGTTAACAATCTAACATAACATTGCATTACAGTGTAGATCACAAAAATGTGATGCATTTACTTcatttctttcttctattcCGTTGTTgtcataataaattttttttttttttgctctctattaaaattaattttctttaatagaaaaatatagacaTATACCAATCAAATGCAAATAAGAAGAATTATAtgaataaggaacaaacaatttaaataatgcACAATAATAACAGAAACttcacattttaaaaataaaatatatatggatgaaaAAGAAATCAACATACACTGCCGCAAGATTCTTAAATAAGTGAATGTCATTGCAAACTAGTATTTTTAACCAAACAAGGGCATaatagtgttttaaaaaatcaccTCTGTATTGCCAGTTGATGTGTTTTCTGAAATTAGTCactgcaaaaaataaaaaagaataaatcacttcgcattgaaaatataattagtttaatattataaatatctttaatacaaacatatataaaaatgaaaaaaaaaattaaaatttacaaatttcagAACAAGATGAGAGCAGAGAGTacaatgataaaatataatGTCTCAAACAATAAAACACGCCAAAAGAACTGGGCAATGAACATGCCCAACTGAGAATGTACTTGCCTTTGACATCATCTGGTAAcaaataaaactagtatttgaagaattatgaCTTGACACTACAAAAGCAGTGAAGGAGAGGGCAGAGAAACTTTAAATCAGTACATAATCTTCTGATCTccttcaattgtttgtttttctaATTCATTCTTCATTAACACACATAACCCAAACTTACCACTTACAGAGTACGACTATGAGAGAATACAAATGGTAAAGGCAATTGAACTAGAGAACCACTAATCACATACATAATTGCCTTATATCGAGATTTGCatgtaaaaaactaaaaaacaatattaacaaaatgaatACAGTACCCGCATTCTTAAATGAATGAAATATTATTGGAAACTAGCATTATTAATCAAGCAAAGGCTGAAAGACataatagttttaaaaaatcaccTCTGTATTGCAATTGTGCAGCTGATGTACTCCTCAAAATTAGTAActgcaaaaccaaaaaaaaaaaacttagcacTGAAAATACGATTATtacttcaattttattaatatctgtaatacaaacatatataaaaaataaaaataaaaacataaaattttacaaaacatatataaaaaataaaaataaaaacataaaattttacaaatttcaGGATCTAATTtccttcttcaattttttttttctgattccTTCTTCATTAACACTTACAGAGTATAACAGGGAAGAATATCCTTCTTCATTAACACTTACAGAGTATAACAGGGAAGAATATAATTGGTAAAGACAACAAATAACCACTAATCACATACATGATGGTCTAATCTCaagttttcttttaaaaactaaatactaaaaaataaaaataaaatacaaaaaaaacttTGAATAGATTTTACAAAAAATAGAACTaagaatagaagaaagaaaatgttaatactagTTGAATAGAAAAGCAAGAACATATGGATTTGGGTTTACACATGCGGCCATGGTTGGGTGAAGATTTGTAAGTTAGGGTTTATATTCACCTAGGCATACAACCTCTTCTTCTTCACTGTGTACAGTTTTTGTTGATGTGTTGCAACACTATGAAGCATTTGAGTTCAATTTGGTGAAGAGATGAGAGCTTACCTGAGACTCTGAGGAGTGTTTACCGTGAGAGTGCTGAGGTTTCTGAGAAAGTTTTGTGAGGCTGTGGATTAAAAGagaaatttattcatttttattgattattatttgttttagttATTCTGAGTGGATGGCGCGAACTGAAAATTTTTCCCGGTAAAGTTACATTTTACTTTTAGCGACGATTTATTTCACAACTCATTTGTAGAATAAAAGCTTTGGTGAGGTTTATTATATAATGTCATCTATTCTATACCTTTGccgatgaaaaaaataaaatttcgtCAGTAAAAAGTAATGAAGTCTTCATTATTCATACAAGTATAAATAGTGACGATATGCAATATAACCGTCACAAAATGTGACGTTTAACGACGTTTTTATAGCGTCACAAAATCTTTCGTCGTTAAATGTCAGATTTCTTGTAGTAATCTCCCCTTTGACAATTTTTTGTCAAAACTATGCTAAAGGGGAAATTGTGTACTAGAACTTGGATATGTTTCACAAAATTCTTCACAAAGGAGATACTTTTGATAATTTATTCAAAGAAAGGATTACAAAAACCTTAGCTCTAAATCAAGAATAACTCACTACCTTGGCCGTCGGAACTCATCACTACCTTGTACCTATTAGGACTTATATGTTTGTGTTATACTAGGACTCTAGAGTAGCGGTCTTATATTATCTTTGTAATTATTCTCTGAACAATTCACGTCAGATTAATCAatcctcatctggtatcagtagtTTTTCAGGTTTTTTTTTACATGACAGCTATCGGTTCTGTTGACGGATCTGTTCAAGCTTCCTCCGAACGGACTGTTACCGATACGACCATGTTCACCCCTCCTCCGGTGCATACTTCTCTCTCGTCTGCGCATCACTTCGTCTCCCTGAAGCTATCTTCCCGTAACTATCTGTTCTGGAGAACACAGATGGTTTCCTTTTTTGCGTGGTTAGGTGTTGTTGGGATATGTTGATGGAACAATTCCGTGCCCTGTCGTCCCTGCTCCGCCGCCCGTTGCTGTTTCGGCTGCTGCGACTACGTCGGCAACTGGTGATTCGGCCGCTGTGTCGGAGCTTTCTCAGGCGCGGGCAGCTTAGTTGCGGCAGGACCAGGCGGTCCTCTCCCTGCTGATTTCTTCGCTCTCTGAGGATGTCATGCACCATGCCATCGGAAAGCAAACGTCGCGGCTGATGTGGACTGCCCTCGAGCAGTCGCTTGGATTGTCGACGCGCACACGTGCTCTCAGCCTGCTTACGCAATTTCAGGCGCTACGCCAAGGGGATGCCTCCATCACTGATTATATATCTTGGGAGAGCTCGCATCCTAGTTGAAGATCTTGCCTTGGCTGGTCGGCCGGTTTCGTTAGACGATCAGAATCTTTACGTTTTTCGGGGCCTCCGACCAGAGTTTCGGCCGTTCGTTGCTAGTTTGACGCGTAGAGCTCCGGTCACATTAACTGAGTTGTCGGATTACCTCACTTCACAGGAATTTATCTGTGCAGATGAGTATGGCGGTGCGGCGGTTCTAGTAGCCATGGCGGCTCGGCGAGGAGGTCGCACTGGTGGTCAGCAGCAACAACAGCAGTTCGCTTACCGCGGCGGCAATGGTGGTGGTCGCGGTCGATAGCGTAGCCGTGGCCGTGGTCGGAATCGTGGCGGCGTCCGATGTCAGATTTGTAATGTCGCTGGTCACTCGGCTGTTACGTGTTACCTACGGTATACTGCTTCTCCGGCTCCTCAGGCGCACGTAGCTTATTCTGCTGACAACGACTCGCTGGCTCCACACCAATGGCTTCCGGATACGGGGGCTTCTACTCATGCCACTCCGGAGTCTTCCATGATGTCCACTACTGCGGATTATACTGGCTCGGATTCCCTACGGGTCGGTGATGGTACAGGTATGACTATTGTTGGTATTGGTTCCGCTTCGGTAGCTACGCTTAGTTGTTCGTTTCAATTGTCTGACATATTACATGTTCCTAGTCTGTCTGCGAATTTACTCTCTGTTCAAAAATTTGCTAAAGACAATaatgttttctttgagtttTATTCCGACtgttttgttgtgaaggatcgTTCCACTCAGGCGGTTCTCTATAAAGGTCGTGCTTCGGATGGTCTCTACTCTTGGCATGTTTCCTTGCCTCGATCGCCTTCTGCTTTGCTTGCTCGGGTTTCGTCTGCGGTCTGGCATAATAGGCTAGGTCATCCACACGATCGTGTCCTGCGTCAAATTTTACATTCTAGTTCTCTTAGTTCGAATATTACTCGTGATTTATTATCTGTTTGTCCAGCGTGTCAGTTAGGGAAATCTTCTCGGTTCCCTCTGTCACGAGTTGAGTCGTCTACTTCTCATGTTTTGGAACTCTtgtatactgatatttggggcccGGCGCCTATTCTTTCTTCTACTGGTAACAAGTATTTTGTTTTAATCGTAGTCTCGTTGAACGTACCTTTAATCGTAAAATTGTTTCAATCCAGTCGGATTTAGGGGGAgagtataaaaaattacacaatCGTTTGTCTGCTCTTGGTATTAATCATCGGCAATCATGTGCCTATACTCACGAGCAAAACGGTAGAGTAGAGCGGCGTCATCGTCATATTGTTGAAACCGGTCTCGCACTCATGGCTCAAGCCTCGGTTCCAACTCGGTACTGGGACTATGCCTTCGAGACTTTCAGTCCAGTGGTCAAACCGACTACTGTGCGTCTCTTACTCTCTTTGGCTATGTCACGTGGATGGCTATTCGGCAATTGGATGTCCATAATGCCTTTCTCAATGGTCATTTAGCTGAGACAGTTTTTATGCGGCAGCCTCCCGGTTATGAATCGAAGGACTCTCCTAATCATGTCTGTCGGTTGCAGCGGTCTTTGTATAGTCTCAAGCAAGCACCCCGTGCCTGGTTTGATCGCCTGCATGCTTTTCTTGTTTCCGTTGGCTTTACTCCTTCCAAGACCGTTGTCTCGTTGTTCATTTATTCTCGTGGTGTCATTCAGTTGTACCTGCTTgtgtatgtggatgacattCTTGTCATGGGATCTGATCTTGCTTCGGTTTCGAGTTTGGTTGCGAAGATGGGCACTGAGTTTAAGATTCGAGACATGGGTTCTCCGTCTTTCTTTCTTGGCATTGAGACTATATCGGTTTCGGATGGTATGCTTTTATCTCAGCAGCGGTATATGACAGACGTTCTAAAGCGTGCTGGTATGGTTGACTGCAAGGCGCTTGCGACTCCGGTCTCCTCGGCTCGTGTGGTTGACGACACTTCTACTCCTTATGCTGATCTCACGCACTATCGGAGTTTGGCTGGCGCGTTGCAGTATTTGACTGTGACTCGTCCGGATTTGTCTTTTGCAGTGAATAAATTgtgtcagcacatgcatgctcctacTACTGAGCATTGGGCGATGCTCCCGCGGGTTCTTCGCTATGTTAAGGGTACATTGCATTTTGGTTTGCAGCTGTGCAGGTCTTCTTCGTCAGATATTCATGCTTTCTCGgactctgactgggctggtGATCCGGCTGATCGCAAGTCTACTAGCGGCTTTGCAGTGTTCTTGGGTCGCAATTTGGTTTCCTGGTTCTGTCGAAAGCAACGCACGGTGGCTCGCTCTTCGACTGAAGCTGAATGCAAAGCCTTAGCTGATGTGTCTGCTGAAGTTACGTGGCTGGTTTCTCTTCTGACCGAGCTTGGGATGCCGCCATCATCACCACCCCGgctgtggtgtgacaatcttggtgccaCTTACTTATGTGCTAATCCGGTGTTTCATGCTCGGACGAAACACGTcgagattgattatcactttgttcgtgATAAAGTCGCGAAGAAGGAGCTGCTGGTTAATTTCATTTCCACGAAGGATCAACTAGCTGATATTTTTACTAAACCTTTATCTAGTATACGTTTTGAGTTTCTTCGTAGCAAGCTCAAT from Ipomoea triloba cultivar NCNSP0323 chromosome 7, ASM357664v1 encodes:
- the LOC116024191 gene encoding uncharacterized protein LOC116024191, with product MDQEFPWFANDIRNVRLGLASDGFNPFGNMDNSYSMWPVILIPYNLPPWMCMKDPFFMLTLLIPGPKAPGRDIDVYLQPLIEDLMELWERAYGNLLGWSTKGYLACPVCNDDPCSVRLRMESRSAPLELSGEEVLRQLHEISDSPFGKHPNKIKTKRNLEYLNWCKKSIFFKLPYCKKLKLRHNLDVMHIEKNICDNIIGTLLNIDGKNKDTLKARQDLDDMNIRKELHLVKKSNGSYEVPHPCYMLTREDRLKFAEFLKSVKFPDGYASNITRCVNADGKLMGLKSHDCHVLLQRVLPVGVRGSLEKEVTTVLSELGDFFRKLCCKTLKLADLDVLRNDIVIILCKLEMIYPPAFFDVMVHLAIHLPQEAALGGPVQFRWMFMIESEHIGLLEKESLSNVNERHKREFPKWFREKVFQLHNAHATKAMDDLYSLACGPQLCVRKYTSCIVNGVRFHTKDRDSRHKTQNCGISVQGNHGDELIDFYGVLNDVIELEYIKGYRIVLFKCDWFDIGKRSCIQHDGIFTSIKVSSFWYKNDPYVLASQAKQVFYLNDPKLGSNWRVVQQFQHRHIYDENEVGSILDDKDDTHDLSRQ